In the Leptospira wolffii serovar Khorat str. Khorat-H2 genome, ATAAGACAGACAATCTTATCGCCTTCATGGATAAAAACGGAATCCAAATCGACGGATTCACCAAGGACGTGATGAATCTCGAACCTCTGAACAAGAAGTTCGCAGCATTCGGTTGGAACGTGATCGAAGCTAACGGTCATGACGTGGATGCGATCATTGCGGCCTTCGAAAAAGCTAAGTCGCATTCCGGTTCTCCTACCATTATTCTTTTTGAAACCGTTTTAGGAAAGGGAGTCTCTTTCATGGAAAATTCTCCCGCTTGGCACGGGACTCCTCCGAATGCGGAGCAAGAGAAGAAAGCTCTCGAGGAACTCGAACAAGTAATCTTTTAAAGATATAATCCAACTACGGAGGGACGCATGCACGAGAAACATGTGAAGCGTCTCGAAGTAGGGAAGACATAGTTAATTTATTCTGCACATCCTTTTTTGCAGAAATTCTCAAGTTCCGAATTGACTTTCGTTTTCCCGGTTGGACGTTATTGCTATGCGCCCCTCGGATTCTTCCTCCGGCACTCTTCCTTTCCCTCCCGATAAGATCGAGGACAAGTTCTACCAACTCGAATTCTCCTCCTTAGAGGAAAAATCCAGAATCATCAAGGAAATCGCTAGCATGATACCTTGGCAGGTTCGTATCCGCGAAGTTGCCGACGAGTTAAAGGATCCCACTCTCAGGGTTTTTGCCAGATCCGTAAGCGAGAGTATCCATACCGAAAGAATCAGTTCCCGTTATTCTCTCTTAGCAGAAAAGGGACATCCGAATCATTACGACGATTTGGAGGAGGGAGTGTTCCTACTTTCTTCCGTCATCGATCCGGAACTTTCTTATCCCGAATTCAGGACCTATCTGGATAAGATCGCTCTCCGAGTGGAGGAACTTGTGGATTTAAACGAGGACCTCGCCTCGGACGAGGTCAAGGTGCATTTTCTTACCAGAGTGCTTTCCCAGGAAGAAGGGTTCGGCGGAAACCACGATCAGTACGAAGACCCGAACAATTCTTATCTTCATAAAGTTTTCGAGACAAAGAGGGGAATTCCCATCTCACTTTCCGTGATCTATCTACTGGTCGCCCATAGGCTAAGACTCCCTCTCTACGGAGTCAATATGCCTCTGCACTTCCTTCTTCATTTCGAATCCTCCGAATTTCAGACGTATATCGACTCCTATCACGGCGGTGTCATGCTGGACCGATCCACCTGCATTCGTTTCTTAAAAGCCAACGGTTTTCAAGCGCATGACAGGTATTTCACTCATGCCAGCAGCTTGACCATTCTCAAGAGAATGTTCCGTAACCTGATCCATATCTACCGCAAGAGGGAGGACCGAGACATGGAAAAAATTCTCTCCCGTCACCTACTGGCCTTGGACAATAAGTGGAAGCCCTGAATTCTCCGTTATCCTGCGAAACCGCCCTTTCCTTTTCCTTTCCTGCTTGAGCGGTAAAATCCCTCCTAAATACTGTCGAAACAGGAAAACCGCGTGAAAACCAAAGGATTGAAGGATCTCCTAATCCGTAAGTTCGATAAGAAACTAAAGGAAATCATAGACGAGGATCTTCGTATTCTCGCCGAAATTAAAGACTATACGATTCGATCCGGCGGAAAAAGAATCCGTCCGATTCTTCATTACTGTCTTTGCCGCATCCTCGGTTATAAGGGCGAAAAATACGCCGACGTGGGAGCCATTGCGGAACTGATTCATGCCGCAAGTCTTCTTCATGACGATGTGGTCGACGAGGCTCAGACCAGGAGGGGGATTCCCAGTGTGGCCTCCAAATTCGGAAACAAGACCGCTATTCTTGCCGGGGATTATTTACTCGCCTGCGGAATCGACCATTTGAACGGGTTAGGTTCTCCGGATCTGATGGATTCCTTTACTACCGTCATAAAGGATTTATCCGTGAGCGAACTCATACAAATGGAATGGGAGAAGAATCCCAAAATCACTTTAGATATCTATAATAAGGTCGTATACGGAAAAACCGCTTCCTTGTTCGGTGCTGTGTCCGAGGCCGCCGGAATTCTAATCGAAGCCCCCAAAAAGACCAGAAAAAAGTTGCACGAGTTCGGGATCCGTTTGGGATTCCTGTTCCAAAAACAGGACGATGCCATCGATTATTTCCAAGCGGGAGACCAAACGGGAAAAATTCCCCTAAAGGATTTTAGGAACGGTCTTTATACCTATCCGATTCTAAGATTATTATCCGTTGCGGATAAAAACGATAAGAAACTCGCGCATTCCCTTTTTGCCAAAGAAGAAAGAAATTCCGGGGACGATCTGGTTATTCTTTCCCTATTGAATCGGTATAATATTCGTAAAAGCCTGAATGAAGAATTCGTCTCGGATGTGGACGAACTATTGGGTTTTCTAAAGAGTTATCCGGAATCCAACGAAGGAAATCTTGTCCAAGAGCAATTCCGTAAACTTACGGAAGTCTAAAATACATCGCACGCGACCCTCTATCGCCGTCCGCTAAAAGGGCCTGCCGTGAGTGTTTTTCGCGAAGCGAAAAATGTATCAAAGGGTTACTGCGAAGTAGTCGTGGAACCGGAAGGAATCGAGTTACTGGTGCAATTGATATCGCCCTTGATCGAAACAGTAGGACCGGTCGCAGTATTTGTATTATAGCAATTCACTCCGTCTTGCGTATAACACATACTGGAAGAAGTCGCCGACGTACAATTGATGAAGTTGGTAGTATAACACTGGGTCAACGCCAATCCTGCGGAACCGCTAGTGACCTGGTTTCCCACTAAATCTAC is a window encoding:
- a CDS encoding transglutaminase-like domain-containing protein gives rise to the protein MRPSDSSSGTLPFPPDKIEDKFYQLEFSSLEEKSRIIKEIASMIPWQVRIREVADELKDPTLRVFARSVSESIHTERISSRYSLLAEKGHPNHYDDLEEGVFLLSSVIDPELSYPEFRTYLDKIALRVEELVDLNEDLASDEVKVHFLTRVLSQEEGFGGNHDQYEDPNNSYLHKVFETKRGIPISLSVIYLLVAHRLRLPLYGVNMPLHFLLHFESSEFQTYIDSYHGGVMLDRSTCIRFLKANGFQAHDRYFTHASSLTILKRMFRNLIHIYRKREDRDMEKILSRHLLALDNKWKP
- a CDS encoding polyprenyl synthetase family protein — encoded protein: MKTKGLKDLLIRKFDKKLKEIIDEDLRILAEIKDYTIRSGGKRIRPILHYCLCRILGYKGEKYADVGAIAELIHAASLLHDDVVDEAQTRRGIPSVASKFGNKTAILAGDYLLACGIDHLNGLGSPDLMDSFTTVIKDLSVSELIQMEWEKNPKITLDIYNKVVYGKTASLFGAVSEAAGILIEAPKKTRKKLHEFGIRLGFLFQKQDDAIDYFQAGDQTGKIPLKDFRNGLYTYPILRLLSVADKNDKKLAHSLFAKEERNSGDDLVILSLLNRYNIRKSLNEEFVSDVDELLGFLKSYPESNEGNLVQEQFRKLTEV